GATTACCTAATTTTTTATTAAAGAGATTTCTGGTAAAAACAATTTTTATTTACCAATACAGAATTGGGAAAATATTTTGCTGAGCATTTCATCATCATATGCTTCTCCGGTAATGTTAGCCAACTGACTGGTAATATATTTCAAGTCCATTAACACAAAGTCAACCGGAATCCCTTCCTCCAAACCAGAAACAAGATCGGCTAAGCCTTTTTTTACTTTAAGTAGATATTCTAGATGTCTTTGATTGCTTATTATCAGACCTTCTTCTGGCGTATCAATATTGGAAAGAACTTGATTTACCATTTTTTCTATTAAAATATCGATTCCCATCCTTTTCTTTACAGAAATTCTAATAAATTCATTTATACCCAATCTCTGTTGCAATTCTGAATGGTCAATTCTTGATGGAAGATCAATTTTGTTTAAGACAATGATTTTATTTATATTACGATTATTGAATGATTCAATTTTATCAATAAGTGTAATATCATGGGCATCCAACGGCTGATTAATATCAAACATTACCAGGAAAAGTTGAGCAAATTCCATGTGTTGACTTACTTTCTTCAGACTGACTTGTTCTATAATATTCTCTGGATCTTTCATGCCTGCAGTGTCAATTAGATGAAAGGTAAAGCCTTTAATGACTATCGTTCCCTCGATTAAATCTCTTGTTGTTCCCGGTAAAGAAGTGACTATAGATTTATTTTTCTTTAGTAACATATTAAACAGACTCGATTTGCCAACATTGGTTTTGCCCAGAATTATAGTATTAATTCCTTCTTTGATAATCTGTCCATATTTTACCGTATCCAGTAATTCGTTTACCTCAAATAGGCA
This is a stretch of genomic DNA from Atribacterota bacterium. It encodes these proteins:
- the mnmE gene encoding tRNA uridine-5-carboxymethylaminomethyl(34) synthesis GTPase MnmE; its protein translation is MKRNQFRETGTEKDAIVAISTPLGIGGIGIVRMSGPQSIDIASKIFRYKGKIKKNPHEFHSHHIYYGTIIQPGEDTMVDEVLLTVMRKPKTYTREDIVEINCHGGFLVLNKVLAIVNKLGVRIAEPGEFTKLAFLNGRIDLSQAEAVIDLIKASNEKSLKSSLNHLAGGLREEIAHLKNRIIDLTTRIEAPLDFPDQGIIEMKNKEIKKVIEKCLFEVNELLDTVKYGQIIKEGINTIILGKTNVGKSSLFNMLLKKNKSIVTSLPGTTRDLIEGTIVIKGFTFHLIDTAGMKDPENIIEQVSLKKVSQHMEFAQLFLVMFDINQPLDAHDITLIDKIESFNNRNINKIIVLNKIDLPSRIDHSELQQRLGINEFIRISVKKRMGIDILIEKMVNQVLSNIDTPEEGLIISNQRHLEYLLKVKKGLADLVSGLEEGIPVDFVLMDLKYITSQLANITGEAYDDEMLSKIFSQFCIGK